In Novipirellula caenicola, a single window of DNA contains:
- a CDS encoding FecR domain-containing protein translates to MMSFIRFGAVTVCLFAMTAANAVTQANDTANSDSAARWIGTVTHCDGDAVLYRGEHAYQVVRGAGLRLGDTIETSGSAKLTLATQAGPAITMGGATTVTLNRSENRWLLDLDQGQARIVHDGESELRLTSPEAEMWIERGIVQVDQTNAEMQYELVAGSVLHRIDPTSMGRNSQQGSFRVRHDGQIESASPIGWRFQAEQVRLASALQTSPMLQPPVTSSPDGVPGSPSDAFPPADGLSPANPLSPDENLFPDEDDDDDPRFAQDPLTPDQAPAATRGGFDDGGNAEMGIGASTNTFAGSSSLSLGSISSATGTFASGGIFGDANQQTFQGQVDYDIKPLSETGPFTEGDPFPGAIHLVTAENRLPFSNVQLSATEFSTLFSGAADKFFSIGTGAAPSSQVLTNFFTGTGATPTVIDIPGFDAHLIHLDQFNIPDPAKGALDSDTGLTGLIGANPTGPTVVGDTPLVDERAQFNSGATFALGEFLVTKTDANGIVFTIRRSDQDRLIVKDPGGNDANDLVQPNTDVTFIDDADPRFLPQSPTVKVPESVANTGVGVQELNFLRRAAFTTLVADQLQDYSRRTGQTRFVVDGKIIDISGFQPTR, encoded by the coding sequence ATGATGAGTTTTATTCGATTCGGTGCCGTTACGGTTTGTCTGTTTGCAATGACAGCGGCAAACGCGGTGACGCAGGCGAACGACACGGCCAATTCCGACTCGGCTGCTCGCTGGATTGGAACCGTCACTCATTGTGACGGTGACGCAGTGCTGTATCGTGGCGAACACGCCTATCAAGTCGTGCGTGGTGCTGGATTGCGTTTGGGGGACACGATCGAAACGAGCGGATCGGCAAAACTAACGTTGGCGACCCAGGCGGGCCCTGCGATCACGATGGGTGGTGCCACCACCGTGACGCTCAATCGCTCCGAGAATCGATGGTTGTTGGACCTCGATCAAGGGCAAGCCCGGATCGTGCACGATGGCGAATCCGAGCTGCGTTTGACCAGCCCCGAAGCCGAGATGTGGATCGAACGCGGCATCGTTCAAGTCGACCAAACTAACGCCGAGATGCAATACGAATTGGTTGCCGGTTCGGTACTGCATCGAATCGATCCCACATCCATGGGCCGCAATTCGCAACAAGGTTCGTTTCGTGTGCGACACGATGGACAAATTGAATCGGCATCCCCAATCGGATGGCGTTTTCAAGCCGAACAAGTTCGTTTGGCGTCGGCGCTGCAAACCAGCCCGATGTTGCAGCCGCCGGTCACCTCGTCGCCCGACGGGGTTCCTGGATCACCGTCGGACGCATTTCCACCGGCCGATGGACTCTCGCCAGCCAATCCGCTGTCCCCCGATGAAAACCTATTCCCCGATGAAGACGACGACGATGACCCGCGTTTCGCACAAGACCCGCTGACGCCTGACCAGGCACCTGCGGCAACGCGTGGTGGTTTTGATGATGGTGGCAATGCCGAGATGGGAATCGGAGCCAGCACCAATACGTTCGCTGGCAGTAGCTCGCTGAGTCTGGGGTCGATCTCCAGTGCCACCGGGACATTTGCCTCGGGCGGTATCTTTGGCGACGCCAATCAACAAACGTTTCAAGGGCAAGTCGACTACGATATCAAACCACTTTCGGAAACCGGACCTTTCACCGAAGGAGATCCCTTCCCTGGTGCAATCCACTTGGTGACTGCCGAAAACCGATTGCCGTTTAGCAACGTCCAGCTGTCGGCGACCGAGTTTTCGACGTTATTTTCCGGAGCCGCCGACAAGTTCTTTTCCATCGGGACCGGGGCGGCGCCAAGCAGCCAAGTGCTGACCAACTTCTTCACGGGAACCGGAGCAACGCCCACGGTGATCGATATTCCGGGGTTTGATGCTCATTTAATCCATCTCGATCAATTCAACATTCCTGACCCAGCCAAAGGAGCACTAGACAGCGACACCGGTTTGACCGGATTGATCGGCGCCAATCCCACCGGGCCAACGGTGGTGGGTGATACGCCGTTGGTCGATGAACGAGCCCAATTCAACTCGGGTGCGACCTTCGCATTGGGAGAATTTTTGGTGACCAAAACAGATGCAAACGGTATTGTCTTTACGATCCGTCGCAGCGACCAAGACCGCCTAATTGTCAAAGATCCTGGTGGCAATGATGCTAACGATCTGGTTCAACCCAATACCGACGTGACGTTCATCGACGATGCCGATCCTCGATTTTTGCCTCAGTCGCCCACCGTCAAGGTGCCCGAGTCGGTTGCCAACACGGGTGTTGGCGTTCAGGAGTTGAACTTCCTGCGTCGCGCCGCCTTTACCACGCTGGTCGCCGATCAACTGCAAGATTACTCGCGGCGGACGGGGCAAACCCGATTTGTCGTCGACGGCAAGATCATCGACATCTCGGGCTTCCAACCAACCCGATAA
- a CDS encoding CHAT domain-containing protein, protein MSWLHRASSLIAPRSLRKFAERTTTLLLAFTFCSSLNAELPTDRLNELRDHAMQSLAANDREAAAKATEQILELCKVSEQVAIDDPERIRYLIIAAQIDFDAGHPDRAIQTLSDAARDAAPGSAGRVTSLAYLVRIDAIKQQTNPQRAVETLAESIGLINEQRSLYDEVQALAIDVLGFSQLTKLEPKDSVEQNLKLLQERISEVEDTLSAAEIPVGVIRLVRLALAEYCMRVGMDDSLETVLRDLRSVIDDDQVAAQWRAKYWSLVVTLRLKRRQLAEAYDAAREFSRQATRTGRPDLPVIANDTLALVALQMGDYREARKLLESSREFHQQNPDLRSATDWRINLAKAIEGDRDFIIARNELIDAQETLQTSKNIDPLRAANVANNLGINYYLTGDFDKAAELAQSAKQIYQANVAPADLKIGESSINLGWIAMAQEHLSQAAEHFSEAAKHFKKHYSVRHPRYAEAIACQARVACLQGNLAAASQWVTQAEALAYQGVCEALSKSPSARDRLAMIQEARVHPESVAWPGTLDTFLELAPQLQIPDADQYNVVLRWKGLADRYDRAFKQSTDTEIKQREQALMQQLHQAYFRRVSMFRRRALLNEIADLEDQLQDIRRSVSRSENLSLEQEPTSEIVARLLADDELMLDILQTRVFDKPTKGGSIGAGSRYFAFVLAPSGQVKRVTFGDAPNVDAAIVRWRKTITEQLPDMDVAARTVASLVQRPLLDCDLPFSRLRIRGDSMCYLIPWAALPAVNRPGYWIEQVSIELVSEVAAAEIATETSSGMSKSLLVAGGIDYGPLTQQWPLLPGSLKEAKQVETLFKQQFPQARVVRLSDSKATEAALAQAMVNEHYIHLATHGFFRRENEGDAFAISGATTLLSTGLIVAPATDQDPKNASEQDQYMTAAEIRQLDLSQASLVMLSACESGLGQAQAGQGMAGMFSSFHAAGAAHVIGTLWPVDDDATVAFVQHFYDHLWRQGKSVREAIRGAQVDMLSATNSGIRSHPYAWAAFVCSSR, encoded by the coding sequence ATGAGTTGGTTACATCGTGCATCGTCGCTGATCGCTCCGCGATCATTACGTAAGTTCGCAGAGCGAACAACGACACTACTACTTGCATTCACGTTTTGCAGCAGCCTGAATGCCGAACTACCGACCGATCGCTTGAACGAACTTCGTGACCATGCGATGCAGTCCCTTGCCGCCAACGATCGCGAAGCGGCAGCAAAGGCGACCGAGCAGATTTTGGAACTATGCAAAGTCAGCGAGCAGGTTGCGATTGATGATCCCGAGCGGATTCGTTACTTGATCATCGCGGCTCAGATTGACTTTGACGCAGGCCACCCCGACCGTGCGATCCAAACGCTCTCGGATGCGGCACGCGACGCCGCCCCTGGTTCCGCTGGCCGCGTTACTTCGCTGGCCTACTTGGTGCGGATCGATGCGATCAAGCAGCAAACGAACCCTCAGCGAGCGGTCGAAACCCTGGCCGAATCGATCGGGCTCATCAACGAGCAGCGTTCGCTTTACGACGAAGTCCAAGCGTTGGCGATCGACGTCCTTGGTTTCTCGCAATTGACGAAACTGGAACCGAAGGATTCGGTCGAACAGAACTTGAAATTGCTGCAAGAACGAATCAGCGAAGTCGAAGACACCCTGTCGGCTGCGGAGATTCCGGTCGGCGTGATCCGACTGGTTCGACTCGCACTGGCCGAGTATTGCATGCGAGTCGGCATGGACGATTCGCTGGAAACGGTGCTTCGCGATCTTCGCAGCGTCATTGATGACGATCAAGTCGCGGCCCAGTGGCGAGCAAAGTATTGGAGTTTAGTCGTCACGCTGCGATTGAAGCGGCGTCAACTTGCCGAGGCGTATGACGCGGCACGCGAGTTTTCGCGGCAAGCGACGCGCACCGGACGTCCTGATTTGCCGGTGATCGCCAACGACACATTGGCGCTCGTCGCACTGCAGATGGGCGATTACCGCGAAGCCCGAAAACTGCTGGAATCTTCGCGTGAGTTCCATCAACAAAATCCCGATTTGCGATCCGCCACCGATTGGCGAATCAATTTAGCCAAAGCGATCGAAGGCGACCGCGATTTCATCATTGCCCGTAATGAATTGATCGACGCACAAGAGACGCTCCAGACCAGCAAGAACATCGATCCGCTTCGCGCCGCGAACGTCGCAAACAACTTGGGGATCAATTATTACCTAACAGGCGACTTTGACAAAGCTGCCGAATTAGCACAGTCGGCAAAGCAAATCTACCAAGCCAACGTGGCCCCCGCTGATTTGAAGATCGGAGAATCGTCGATCAATCTGGGTTGGATCGCGATGGCTCAAGAGCATCTATCGCAAGCCGCAGAGCATTTCTCGGAGGCTGCAAAACATTTCAAAAAGCACTATTCGGTTCGCCATCCACGCTACGCCGAAGCCATTGCCTGCCAAGCCCGTGTGGCGTGCTTGCAAGGCAATTTGGCTGCCGCAAGTCAGTGGGTCACCCAAGCCGAGGCCCTGGCCTATCAAGGAGTTTGCGAGGCGTTGTCGAAGTCGCCGTCCGCTCGCGACCGACTTGCGATGATCCAAGAAGCTCGCGTGCATCCCGAAAGCGTGGCTTGGCCGGGAACACTCGACACGTTCTTGGAACTCGCTCCGCAATTGCAAATCCCTGATGCGGATCAATACAACGTCGTGCTGCGGTGGAAAGGACTCGCCGACCGTTATGACCGGGCATTCAAACAATCGACCGACACTGAGATCAAACAGCGTGAACAAGCGTTGATGCAACAATTGCATCAAGCCTATTTTCGTCGCGTCTCGATGTTTCGCCGGCGAGCGTTACTAAATGAGATCGCCGATCTTGAAGACCAACTGCAAGACATCCGGCGGAGCGTGTCTCGCAGCGAAAACCTTTCGCTCGAACAAGAACCCACTTCGGAGATCGTCGCCCGGCTTCTCGCCGATGACGAATTGATGCTGGACATCTTGCAGACACGTGTCTTCGACAAACCAACAAAGGGTGGATCGATCGGCGCGGGATCTCGCTATTTCGCGTTCGTGCTCGCTCCGAGCGGCCAAGTGAAACGCGTTACGTTTGGGGACGCCCCGAACGTCGATGCGGCAATTGTCCGTTGGCGAAAAACGATCACCGAACAGTTGCCCGATATGGACGTTGCGGCCCGTACCGTCGCGTCGCTGGTCCAGCGACCGCTACTCGATTGCGACCTTCCGTTTTCGCGGCTTCGCATTCGTGGCGACTCGATGTGTTACTTGATTCCCTGGGCCGCGCTGCCAGCGGTCAACCGGCCCGGTTATTGGATCGAACAGGTCTCAATCGAATTGGTCAGCGAGGTTGCTGCTGCCGAAATTGCGACGGAGACTTCCTCTGGCATGTCAAAGTCACTATTGGTCGCAGGCGGGATCGACTATGGTCCCCTGACTCAACAATGGCCGCTGCTGCCAGGTTCATTGAAGGAAGCAAAACAGGTGGAAACGCTGTTCAAGCAACAATTCCCTCAGGCTCGCGTGGTTCGTTTGTCCGACAGCAAGGCGACCGAAGCGGCATTGGCCCAGGCGATGGTCAACGAACACTACATTCACTTAGCGACACACGGTTTTTTTCGGCGAGAGAACGAAGGGGACGCGTTTGCGATCAGCGGCGCCACGACGCTGTTGAGCACCGGGTTGATCGTGGCACCAGCGACCGACCAGGATCCGAAAAACGCCAGCGAACAAGATCAATACATGACCGCCGCCGAGATCCGGCAACTGGACTTGTCACAAGCGTCGCTGGTGATGCTTAGCGCATGCGAATCGGGGCTCGGGCAAGCCCAGGCGGGGCAGGGGATGGCAGGCATGTTTAGCAGTTTCCACGCCGCCGGGGCGGCACACGTGATCGGAACATTATGGCCGGTCGATGACGACGCCACCGTGGCGTTTGTCCAGCACTTTTACGACCACCTGTGGCGTCAAGGCAAATCGGTTCGCGAGGCGATTCGCGGAGCTCAAGTGGACATGCTATCAGCAACAAATTCCGGAATCCGCAGCCATCCTTACGCTTGGGCTGCCTTTGTTTGCAGTTCTCGATAA
- a CDS encoding serine/threonine-protein kinase, whose product MNAETMDGEDPFQTQPSQTQTETRGRYQFRRALAVGGLGVVSIYFDTELNREVALKEIREQCADDPRHRDSFCAEAEVTGLLEHPGVVPIYSMGTGVNGRPYYAMRLITGSELRNHIKQFHEAVTAGKESFVGPRLRQLLQRLIDVCNVLHYAHSRGVLHRDLKSNNVMLGRYGETLVIDWGLAKTTGSSEVEYQYESTLAATESLPESPVSVSSSKLDDTRVGTAMGTIAYAPPEQLNGRTQDIDSRSDLYSIGAMLYEILTGDPPCKGMSLTQALKAIESGSIPAAIEVQKSTPRSLNAIAAKSISRLREDRYQSAAELRDDLQRWLDDEPVLAYQESRLERLYRWKRQHETFVRWATVSLILLTLTSLFAVHRINQARKQQQQARGEATQLYKLARQATDQLLTGASERLKEVPDATDVREQLLTDAAESYQRMAEFPSHEPELRRESAAVSFELAKVQRELGLIPNALASLANASKILRELDTKEDHRMLARVMIEKSRLHGDQNNTAAATESLSQALPIVDQVLIDSRSSADALLLRGQTMIQKGIIAFDEQQWLPAVESFESATRSLRDAMDKSTEPTLTRDIRFELTRALNNEALARLELMWSTQTNDKRIADRYQDAIEQARWLVTRDPNDVAAAKEYALLLRNYAEHLQLDVQDIDGAKSLFSESIKFFSGMVEKYPAIPQLKERQVLALTGLGNLLIDQGDVEAAISQYERAVKLADQMLLQNSVQLSFRRCAAQAHLALGTSLVPSKPAAAAASLRKAIETLPKTNETLDWADEIRQNAEQALKRLDTIETS is encoded by the coding sequence GTGAACGCTGAAACGATGGACGGAGAAGACCCGTTCCAAACCCAGCCGAGCCAGACGCAGACTGAAACACGAGGCCGCTACCAGTTTCGCCGTGCCCTCGCCGTTGGCGGACTCGGGGTCGTTTCGATCTACTTTGATACCGAACTGAATCGGGAAGTCGCACTCAAAGAGATCCGCGAACAATGTGCGGATGACCCGCGGCATCGCGACAGCTTTTGTGCCGAGGCCGAAGTCACCGGGCTGCTCGAACACCCAGGCGTGGTCCCGATCTACAGCATGGGCACCGGAGTGAACGGACGCCCGTATTACGCGATGCGGTTGATCACCGGCAGCGAGCTACGGAATCACATCAAACAATTTCACGAAGCGGTCACAGCGGGTAAGGAATCGTTTGTTGGGCCTCGATTGCGGCAACTGTTGCAGCGATTGATCGACGTGTGCAATGTGCTGCACTATGCCCACAGCCGAGGCGTGCTGCACCGCGACTTGAAATCCAACAACGTGATGCTTGGCCGCTACGGCGAAACCTTGGTCATCGATTGGGGACTGGCGAAAACCACGGGCAGCAGCGAAGTCGAATACCAATACGAATCCACCCTCGCTGCGACCGAATCCCTGCCCGAGTCGCCTGTGTCCGTCAGCAGTTCAAAGCTGGACGATACGCGAGTCGGCACTGCGATGGGCACGATCGCCTACGCGCCACCCGAACAGCTCAACGGGCGAACGCAAGACATCGACAGCCGTTCGGATTTATACAGTATCGGGGCGATGTTGTACGAGATTCTGACCGGCGATCCCCCTTGCAAAGGCATGAGTCTGACTCAAGCACTCAAGGCCATCGAGTCGGGATCGATTCCCGCCGCCATCGAGGTGCAAAAATCAACGCCTCGTTCGTTGAACGCAATTGCTGCCAAATCGATTTCGCGATTGCGTGAAGATCGCTATCAAAGTGCGGCGGAATTGCGAGACGATTTGCAGCGATGGCTCGATGACGAACCGGTACTGGCCTATCAAGAGTCAAGACTCGAGCGTCTGTACCGCTGGAAACGACAACACGAAACGTTTGTGCGATGGGCAACCGTTTCGCTGATCCTGTTAACGTTGACCAGTTTGTTCGCGGTGCACCGCATCAACCAGGCTCGCAAGCAACAGCAGCAAGCTCGTGGTGAAGCGACTCAATTGTATAAATTGGCGCGCCAAGCCACCGACCAATTGTTGACTGGGGCCAGCGAACGATTGAAAGAGGTCCCCGATGCGACCGATGTGCGTGAACAATTGCTCACCGATGCTGCCGAGTCGTATCAACGCATGGCAGAGTTCCCTTCACATGAACCCGAGCTGCGTCGTGAATCCGCCGCAGTCTCCTTTGAACTTGCCAAAGTGCAACGCGAACTCGGTTTGATCCCTAACGCACTGGCATCGCTCGCCAATGCAAGCAAAATTCTGCGAGAACTCGATACCAAAGAAGATCACCGCATGTTGGCGCGGGTGATGATCGAGAAAAGCCGGCTGCATGGCGACCAAAATAACACGGCCGCAGCGACCGAAAGTCTGTCACAGGCGTTGCCGATCGTGGATCAGGTGTTGATCGATTCGCGGTCTTCGGCCGACGCGTTATTGCTGCGTGGACAAACAATGATTCAAAAAGGGATCATTGCATTTGACGAGCAGCAGTGGTTGCCGGCGGTTGAATCATTTGAATCGGCAACTCGTTCGCTACGCGACGCGATGGACAAATCGACTGAGCCCACGTTGACGCGAGACATTCGGTTTGAATTGACACGTGCACTGAACAACGAGGCACTAGCGCGGTTGGAATTGATGTGGTCCACACAAACCAACGACAAACGGATCGCGGATCGTTACCAAGACGCAATCGAGCAAGCTCGTTGGCTGGTGACCCGTGATCCGAACGATGTTGCGGCGGCAAAAGAATACGCGTTGTTGCTGAGAAATTATGCCGAACATCTGCAGTTGGATGTGCAGGACATCGACGGAGCGAAATCGTTGTTCTCTGAATCGATTAAATTCTTTTCAGGCATGGTGGAAAAGTATCCTGCGATCCCACAACTCAAAGAGCGGCAAGTGTTGGCGTTAACCGGGCTTGGCAATTTGCTGATCGACCAAGGCGATGTGGAGGCGGCGATTTCGCAGTACGAACGTGCCGTCAAGTTAGCCGACCAAATGTTACTACAAAACTCCGTCCAGCTTTCGTTTCGTCGTTGTGCCGCGCAGGCGCATTTGGCGCTGGGAACATCGTTGGTGCCGAGCAAACCCGCAGCCGCAGCGGCAAGTTTACGCAAGGCAATCGAAACGCTACCCAAAACGAATGAAACGCTCGATTGGGCCGACGAAATCCGCCAGAATGCAGAGCAGGCGCTCAAGCGTTTGGATACGATAGAAACGTCCTGA
- a CDS encoding ABC transporter permease gives MITYVLKTLWRHRTRTLLTVTGAAVAMFVFCFVGSVQEGLRRLTSGADANRSLIVFQENRFCPTTSRLPEDYSRKIKQIPGVRDVMPIQVWTNNCRASLDIVVFNGADPRQIQSTRPLSLIEGSWQQFASQRDAAIIGRNIAQRRGLKTGDQFSIGDISVNVAGVFSSTVPSEENLIYTSLAFLQYTRGLDAAGLVTQHEVLLDEDADPDRVAADIDETLRAGSVATKTRRKGAFQASTLSDLVDLIGFAHWLGYACVGLVLSLVATTTVMSVQDRIKEYAVLQTIGVRPLRAMRLVLAESTLLCLVGGIAGTTLALAALGLGGFAIGAEGATIAFRPSISLAISGTLTSLVVGVVAGFAPAVQAATVPIVNALRQA, from the coding sequence ATGATTACTTACGTTCTAAAAACGCTATGGCGTCATCGCACACGAACGCTGTTGACCGTCACCGGCGCCGCCGTGGCCATGTTTGTGTTTTGCTTCGTGGGCTCGGTGCAAGAAGGATTGCGGCGATTGACCAGCGGTGCGGATGCAAATCGCAGCTTGATTGTTTTTCAAGAAAATCGATTTTGCCCCACGACCAGCCGGTTGCCGGAGGATTATTCCAGAAAGATCAAACAGATTCCGGGCGTCCGCGACGTGATGCCGATTCAAGTCTGGACAAATAACTGCCGCGCGAGTTTGGACATTGTGGTTTTCAACGGGGCGGATCCCCGGCAGATCCAATCCACCCGTCCGTTGTCATTGATTGAAGGCAGTTGGCAGCAGTTTGCTTCCCAACGCGATGCAGCAATTATCGGCCGCAACATCGCACAGCGTCGCGGATTAAAGACCGGCGACCAATTCTCGATCGGCGACATCTCGGTCAACGTCGCTGGCGTTTTTTCGTCAACGGTTCCGTCCGAAGAAAACTTAATATACACCAGTTTGGCGTTCCTACAGTACACTCGCGGATTGGATGCTGCGGGGTTGGTGACGCAACACGAAGTTTTGCTTGACGAGGATGCCGATCCCGACCGCGTTGCCGCAGACATCGACGAAACGCTACGAGCCGGGTCGGTCGCGACCAAAACGCGTCGCAAAGGCGCGTTCCAGGCGAGCACGCTGTCGGACTTGGTCGATTTGATCGGCTTCGCTCACTGGCTGGGCTACGCCTGTGTCGGTTTGGTGTTGTCGTTGGTGGCGACGACCACGGTGATGAGTGTTCAAGACCGAATCAAAGAGTACGCGGTGCTGCAAACCATCGGGGTACGTCCGCTGCGAGCGATGCGTTTGGTGCTGGCCGAAAGCACACTTTTGTGTCTTGTCGGCGGGATTGCCGGCACGACGTTGGCATTGGCCGCACTAGGGTTGGGGGGATTCGCGATCGGAGCCGAAGGAGCGACGATCGCGTTCAGACCATCGATTAGCCTAGCCATTTCCGGAACCCTCACCTCGCTCGTCGTCGGCGTGGTTGCCGGGTTTGCTCCAGCCGTCCAGGCCGCCACCGTGCCGATCGTCAACGCACTAAGGCAAGCCTAG
- a CDS encoding ABC transporter ATP-binding protein: MALVQLRGVSKSFRKGDETITPLDNIDLDIQAGEFVSLMGPSGTGKSTLLNLVSGIDSPDSGTIVVDGTEITRLSRSKLADWRAGNLGYIFQTHNLIPVLTAYENVELPTLLLKLTSKQRRERVNLALEAVGLSDRADHYPRQLSGGQEQRVGIARAIVAHPKVVVADEPTGSLDTETSEQVQILLQRLNKELDITMLMVTHDSDAAKIASRQMILDRGKFLEPESTVS, translated from the coding sequence ATGGCACTGGTGCAATTACGAGGCGTGAGCAAGAGCTTTCGCAAAGGCGACGAGACAATCACGCCACTGGACAATATCGATTTGGATATCCAAGCAGGCGAGTTCGTTTCGTTGATGGGACCAAGCGGGACCGGCAAAAGTACGCTTTTGAATTTAGTCAGCGGCATCGACAGCCCTGATTCGGGAACCATCGTCGTTGATGGGACGGAGATCACCCGACTTTCTCGCAGCAAACTTGCGGATTGGCGAGCCGGCAACTTGGGTTACATCTTTCAAACTCACAATCTGATTCCGGTATTAACCGCATACGAGAACGTCGAACTGCCCACGCTGCTGCTGAAACTGACGTCGAAGCAGCGTCGCGAGCGGGTTAATTTGGCGTTAGAGGCGGTGGGGCTGAGCGATCGAGCCGACCACTACCCACGTCAACTCTCGGGCGGCCAAGAGCAACGTGTCGGCATCGCCCGTGCGATCGTGGCGCATCCCAAAGTCGTCGTTGCGGACGAACCGACCGGCAGCCTGGATACGGAAACGAGCGAACAGGTCCAAATCTTACTGCAACGACTCAACAAAGAACTCGATATCACGATGTTGATGGTCACGCACGATTCCGATGCCGCAAAGATTGCATCGCGACAAATGATATTGGATCGTGGCAAATTTCTTGAACCGGAATCGACCGTCTCGTAA
- a CDS encoding HlyD family efflux transporter periplasmic adaptor subunit: MTRSQLDLSQLAMDRSPRGETQPARSQRKRWVSRYVVPIGILVGFVILLGAAAGRRLMPRPSVTVVPVIVKRTELQPSGTPLFQAAGWIEPRPTAIRVAALATGVIESLLVVEGQQVTKGEPIANLIAIDAELSVEQARNSLAIREGELSRAIAERDAAKIRLNNPVHLQVPLADAQSRLANAKTELAKLPFLIEAAEAQVKYTLSSMQGKQAAESAIAGRVVRQSESEYAAAKANLQELQQRVPNIEHEVDALQGKVDALQQQLELLVEERRQLQEAEAKVASAIGMRDEAKLRLRQAELTLQRNTVLAPMDGRILSLIASPGTRVTGLDGPSGQGTSTVVEMYDPERLQVRADVRLEDVPMVTRGQSVEIKTASSDAVIHGRVLQTTSSANIQKNTLEVKVELIDPPATVSPEMLVTATFLSPAIAEPSSESLQSERVFVPKQLVQSNDTGSFVWIVDFDERAQQRSVEIGSPTADGLVEIQAGLNVTDKLIATGLDDLEPGTHVVVRGEAQSIGN; encoded by the coding sequence ATGACACGCAGCCAACTTGATCTCAGCCAACTTGCAATGGATCGTTCACCTCGTGGTGAAACGCAACCAGCCCGTTCGCAGCGGAAACGCTGGGTCTCGCGGTACGTCGTGCCGATCGGGATTCTGGTTGGGTTTGTGATCCTGCTGGGGGCTGCGGCCGGTCGACGTTTAATGCCTCGCCCATCGGTGACGGTCGTGCCGGTGATTGTCAAACGAACCGAACTGCAACCGTCGGGTACGCCGCTATTTCAAGCCGCAGGCTGGATCGAACCGCGGCCAACCGCGATACGTGTGGCGGCGTTGGCAACCGGAGTGATCGAATCGCTGTTGGTGGTCGAAGGACAACAAGTCACCAAAGGCGAACCGATTGCAAACTTGATTGCAATCGATGCAGAGCTAAGTGTCGAGCAAGCAAGAAACTCGCTCGCCATCCGCGAAGGCGAACTGAGCCGCGCCATTGCGGAGCGAGATGCAGCAAAAATTCGATTGAACAATCCGGTCCACTTACAAGTTCCACTGGCGGATGCGCAGAGCCGGTTGGCCAATGCAAAAACCGAACTCGCAAAACTGCCGTTCCTGATCGAAGCGGCTGAAGCTCAAGTCAAATACACCCTCAGCAGCATGCAAGGAAAACAGGCTGCCGAATCCGCGATTGCCGGCCGTGTGGTCCGTCAATCCGAGAGCGAATATGCGGCGGCGAAAGCCAATCTGCAAGAGCTACAGCAGCGTGTCCCCAACATCGAACACGAAGTCGACGCGTTACAAGGCAAAGTCGACGCGTTGCAACAGCAGCTCGAATTGTTAGTCGAAGAACGACGACAACTGCAGGAAGCGGAAGCCAAAGTCGCCTCGGCCATCGGAATGCGAGACGAGGCAAAACTGCGACTGCGGCAAGCCGAATTGACGCTGCAGCGAAATACGGTGCTGGCGCCGATGGATGGACGAATCCTTAGTTTGATTGCTTCGCCCGGCACCCGGGTTACCGGGCTAGACGGTCCATCGGGGCAAGGCACAAGCACGGTCGTCGAAATGTACGATCCCGAGCGACTGCAGGTACGCGCGGACGTGCGATTGGAAGATGTCCCGATGGTGACTCGCGGTCAAAGTGTCGAAATCAAAACGGCCTCGTCCGACGCGGTGATTCACGGCCGGGTGCTACAAACGACAAGCTCGGCAAACATCCAAAAGAACACACTCGAAGTAAAAGTCGAACTGATTGATCCTCCGGCAACGGTCAGCCCCGAAATGTTGGTCACCGCAACGTTTTTGTCACCAGCGATCGCAGAGCCATCGAGCGAGTCACTGCAAAGCGAGCGAGTGTTTGTGCCCAAGCAATTGGTCCAATCGAACGACACGGGCTCGTTTGTGTGGATCGTCGACTTTGACGAACGTGCTCAACAGCGCAGCGTCGAGATTGGCAGCCCTACCGCCGACGGATTGGTCGAGATCCAAGCGGGATTGAACGTGACCGACAAATTGATTGCCACGGGGCTAGATGATTTGGAACCGGGAACTCATGTCGTGGTCCGCGGCGAAGCCCAATCGATCGGAAATTAG